From a single Endozoicomonas euniceicola genomic region:
- a CDS encoding transposase — protein sequence MRQRETLIRYRASHIQHMQKALRQMNLLLDNVVSDVTGKTGMSIIRSILRGERDPVVLASHRDSHCKQSEKVIAKSLHGHYRAEHLFALKQAVELYDFYEKEIEACDKALENQLSQFDDQVESASLPAKRKSASAPGFDVRAHLYRMTGVDLTAIEGIEENTALKVISETGTDMNRWPTEKHFCSWLGLSPGNKISGGKVLSSKTKRIPNRAASALRMAALTLVNSKSALGAYYRRMRSKLGAPKAIGCGSFATTLYPSKTNYFDDREQRKKGCFVVI from the coding sequence ATGCGCCAACGTGAAACCCTGATCCGCTATCGAGCGTCGCACATACAGCACATGCAGAAAGCCTTACGCCAAATGAACCTGCTGCTGGATAATGTCGTTTCGGATGTTACCGGCAAAACCGGGATGAGCATCATTCGTTCCATCCTCAGGGGTGAGCGCGATCCTGTAGTATTGGCGAGCCACCGTGATTCCCATTGCAAGCAATCAGAGAAAGTCATTGCTAAATCATTGCATGGACACTATCGGGCAGAGCATTTGTTTGCTCTGAAGCAGGCCGTTGAGCTTTATGATTTTTACGAAAAGGAAATCGAAGCTTGTGATAAGGCACTTGAGAATCAGCTGAGTCAGTTCGATGATCAGGTCGAAAGCGCCTCATTGCCTGCAAAGAGAAAATCAGCCAGCGCCCCCGGCTTTGATGTAAGAGCTCACCTTTACAGGATGACCGGGGTCGATCTGACAGCGATCGAGGGGATAGAAGAAAATACCGCCCTGAAAGTTATTTCTGAGACAGGGACGGACATGAACCGCTGGCCGACAGAGAAGCACTTTTGTTCCTGGCTGGGGCTGAGTCCCGGAAACAAAATATCCGGGGGAAAGGTGTTAAGCAGTAAGACCAAAAGGATTCCAAACAGGGCTGCTTCAGCTCTGAGGATGGCCGCATTGACACTGGTAAATTCAAAAAGTGCCCTAGGAGCCTATTATCGCCGGATGAGAAGTAAGCTGGGTGCACCCAAAGCGATTGGGTGCGGTTCATTTGCTACGACGCTCTACCCCAGCAAAACCAACTACTTTGACGACCGAGAGCAAAGAAAAAAGGGCTGTTTCGTGGTGATATAA
- a CDS encoding ISKra4 family transposase, whose product MNASYANTLDFQFFSPAQDHFNSMIRHLESACLQEHGTTEEYIRTNGDELLRLMFQGYLDKQAEDEERAVSVTPSDGIPRNHIRQNTSRVLTTVFGKITVKRFAYSQRNVSNEFPLDAGLNLNNDQYSDGVRKRVVTDAIDRSYDNVVKRHRENCPGIVGKHQAIKLVEGTAQDFVEFYEQRTIEDEQTDDLLVLSFDGKGLVMLPDGLREATRKNAEKSKKKCQTRLSPGEKKDRKRMAMVATVYTVRANPRSPESIMNSEKKADNVVKFRPPIRNKRVWASVERDGETVIEEAFDEALKRDPERKRQWVVVVDGHPHQLKMIERVARRKQVKTSIVMDFIHVLEYLWKAAHCLHDKGDKSIEKWVEQQALKILHGQSGWVARGIKQSATKRKLKNREAIDKCAGYLQKNRDRLCYDKALRSGFPIASGVIEGACRHLINDRLDITGARWSLQGAEAILKLRSINSSGDWDEYWSYHHSCSKKRNYGELVVNRASS is encoded by the coding sequence GTGAACGCATCTTACGCTAATACTCTCGACTTTCAATTTTTTTCTCCTGCACAGGATCACTTTAATAGCATGATCCGCCACCTCGAATCTGCCTGCCTGCAGGAACATGGCACAACTGAAGAGTACATTCGAACCAATGGGGACGAGCTGCTTCGGCTAATGTTTCAGGGCTATCTCGATAAACAGGCTGAAGATGAAGAAAGAGCAGTGTCTGTCACTCCCTCTGACGGCATACCTCGTAACCATATTCGTCAAAATACCAGCCGGGTTCTCACCACGGTGTTTGGCAAGATAACGGTCAAACGGTTTGCTTATAGCCAGCGCAATGTCTCCAACGAATTCCCACTGGATGCCGGGCTCAACCTTAATAACGACCAATATTCTGATGGTGTACGCAAGCGTGTGGTCACGGATGCTATTGATCGTTCTTATGACAATGTCGTCAAACGGCATCGTGAAAATTGCCCCGGCATAGTTGGCAAGCACCAGGCAATAAAGCTGGTTGAAGGCACAGCTCAGGATTTTGTCGAATTCTATGAACAACGAACCATAGAAGATGAGCAAACAGATGATCTATTGGTTCTGAGCTTTGATGGGAAAGGTCTGGTCATGTTGCCAGATGGGTTAAGGGAAGCGACCCGCAAGAATGCAGAGAAAAGCAAGAAAAAATGTCAGACACGTTTAAGTCCGGGAGAAAAGAAAGACCGGAAGCGTATGGCTATGGTGGCGACTGTTTACACTGTGCGGGCAAACCCACGCTCACCAGAGTCCATCATGAACTCTGAAAAGAAAGCGGACAATGTCGTCAAATTTCGACCTCCAATACGCAACAAGAGGGTTTGGGCCAGTGTTGAGAGGGACGGAGAAACAGTCATCGAAGAAGCCTTTGATGAGGCTCTCAAGCGTGACCCGGAACGAAAACGACAATGGGTTGTCGTGGTCGATGGGCATCCGCATCAACTGAAAATGATTGAAAGAGTCGCCCGCAGAAAACAGGTCAAAACCAGCATCGTAATGGATTTCATTCATGTGCTGGAATATCTGTGGAAAGCCGCTCATTGTCTGCATGATAAAGGTGATAAATCTATTGAGAAATGGGTTGAGCAGCAAGCACTGAAAATTCTTCATGGGCAGTCGGGCTGGGTAGCCAGGGGCATAAAGCAAAGTGCCACGAAACGAAAATTGAAGAATCGGGAAGCTATTGATAAATGTGCTGGCTATCTGCAAAAAAACAGAGACCGGCTTTGCTACGATAAGGCGCTGCGCTCAGGCTTTCCTATTGCCAGCGGAGTGATTGAAGGCGCTTGCCGACATTTGATAAATGACCGTCTTGATATAACAGGCGCACGATGGAGCCTGCAAGGCGCGGAAGCCATTCTGAAGCTTCGCTCAATAAACTCCAGTGGAGACTGGGATGAATACTGGTCATATCACCATTCGTGTTCTAAGAAACGAAATTACGGTGAGTTGGTGGTGAATAGGGCTTCGTCGTAG
- a CDS encoding type II toxin-antitoxin system RelE/ParE family toxin, protein MARPEELLRRAKGKEGIGRSLFCQVKGQEVIVLNSFIKKTQKTPKKELELARKRMKEVKNDKTNIF, encoded by the coding sequence GTGGCGAGACCGGAGGAGTTACTCAGAAGAGCAAAAGGCAAAGAAGGTATTGGTCGTTCTCTGTTCTGTCAGGTAAAGGGGCAAGAAGTTATTGTTCTTAACTCCTTCATCAAAAAGACTCAGAAAACACCCAAAAAAGAGCTGGAACTTGCCAGAAAGCGAATGAAGGAGGTCAAAAATGACAAGACCAACATTTTCTGA
- a CDS encoding helix-turn-helix domain-containing protein: protein MTRPTFSDFKKKALKDPEVRAEYEELELAYELRKQLIALRKEAGLTQEELAEILHTQKSNISRLENVNSKTSPKLSTIEDYAKAIGYKVKISFVPQAAT from the coding sequence ATGACAAGACCAACATTTTCTGATTTCAAGAAAAAAGCTCTTAAAGACCCAGAAGTAAGAGCTGAATATGAGGAACTGGAACTCGCCTACGAGTTGCGTAAGCAGCTTATAGCTCTCCGTAAGGAAGCAGGTTTAACCCAAGAAGAGTTAGCGGAGATTTTGCATACTCAGAAAAGCAATATTTCTCGCTTAGAGAATGTTAATTCAAAAACATCTCCAAAGCTTTCCACAATCGAAGATTATGCAAAGGCCATTGGTTACAAGGTAAAAATCAGCTTTGTGCCACAAGCTGCAACATAA
- a CDS encoding type II toxin-antitoxin system RelE/ParE family toxin has protein sequence MITIKQHDTFRQWLKAVKDPKAKSLILSRIKRMAFGLFGDVKPVGGGFSELRIDTGKGYRVYFMRQGDELIILLCGSQKKNQQKQIELAKTLYKEWRNENE, from the coding sequence ATGATTACGATCAAGCAGCATGACACTTTCAGACAGTGGCTAAAAGCAGTCAAAGACCCAAAAGCTAAGTCCCTCATCCTGTCTCGCATCAAGCGCATGGCATTTGGGTTATTTGGTGATGTTAAGCCAGTTGGAGGCGGGTTCAGTGAACTGAGGATAGATACCGGCAAAGGCTATCGTGTTTACTTTATGCGCCAGGGTGATGAATTGATCATTCTGCTGTGCGGCAGCCAGAAGAAAAACCAGCAGAAACAAATAGAGCTGGCTAAAACACTTTACAAAGAGTGGAGAAACGAAAATGAATGA
- a CDS encoding addiction module antidote protein yields the protein MNEKLTDFDPAEYLDDDESIQHYIDEAVATGHAGFIADSLGVVARAKGMTALAKATDLSRESLYRSLSGEGNPNLKTLLAVCSALGVTLHIGKPAQS from the coding sequence ATGAATGAGAAATTAACAGACTTCGATCCGGCTGAGTACCTGGATGATGACGAATCCATACAGCACTACATTGATGAGGCTGTTGCCACCGGGCATGCAGGCTTTATTGCCGACTCTCTGGGAGTGGTTGCAAGAGCAAAAGGAATGACCGCCCTGGCAAAAGCAACCGACCTGTCTCGTGAAAGCCTGTACCGATCATTAAGCGGGGAAGGCAACCCGAACTTAAAAACATTACTGGCTGTGTGCTCTGCACTTGGCGTGACACTACATATTGGAAAACCTGCTCAATCGTAA
- a CDS encoding coiled-coil domain-containing protein, whose translation MEFFDSTTNITFLILIILTLLLAIGFRKQGKASEFVSYAPTLLTTLGIFGTFLGIVMGLMEFDQHNIEGSIPLLLAGLKTAFCTSLMGMFASLLLKTLSTTSWLKPKQKEEIITEASPEKILATMQAQLKATEELQKSLVGNEESTLVGQMKILRGDLNDMMKQSRHQADEHFNLQEKQFGEFSDKLWIRLQDFADTLSKSATEQVIEALKQVIVDFNNNLTDQFGENFKQLNDAVYKLVEWQDNYKTQLEQMNQQYAQGVQAITATESSVAHISDKTQLIPQTMENLHEVMTINQKQLDELEQHLEAFQSMRDRAVEAVPEIRRQVEETVSDISAAVTTANTHYKELLTESDRYIQNHIQTSEDLLGKFSSETEKGIETVGQTIDTAATEFTHNAARTNESLQTSSDYLQTQTETIKQHLEDAVSDLNNTVRDMVEKLVVDAQSMNTTMTEANQNLAADTVDVRNAMMNSTEQLQKQLGEMMEQAATQQVNQSRKTFEAMEEQIRQQVGMTGEAVDSQLKMIDQSMQQEVNRVMTEMGQALAQVTGRFTDDYTRLTKAMQKVVRQQAA comes from the coding sequence ATGGAATTCTTTGATTCAACCACCAACATAACGTTTTTAATCCTTATTATCCTGACTCTATTACTGGCTATAGGATTCCGCAAACAGGGCAAGGCCAGTGAATTTGTCAGCTATGCGCCCACATTATTAACAACACTGGGTATCTTCGGTACTTTCCTCGGAATTGTGATGGGCTTAATGGAGTTTGACCAACACAATATAGAAGGCAGTATCCCGCTGCTTTTGGCAGGTTTGAAAACCGCTTTTTGTACCAGCCTTATGGGTATGTTCGCTTCTTTGCTATTGAAAACCCTCTCAACCACCTCCTGGTTAAAACCTAAACAAAAAGAAGAGATCATCACCGAAGCTTCGCCTGAAAAGATTCTTGCCACCATGCAGGCGCAGTTAAAAGCCACAGAAGAATTACAGAAGTCTCTGGTCGGCAATGAAGAGTCCACCCTTGTCGGACAGATGAAAATTCTGCGGGGCGACCTCAACGACATGATGAAGCAGTCCCGGCATCAGGCGGATGAACATTTCAACCTGCAAGAAAAACAGTTTGGCGAATTCTCAGACAAATTGTGGATCAGGCTTCAGGACTTTGCCGACACCCTCTCCAAATCCGCCACTGAACAGGTGATCGAGGCATTGAAACAGGTGATTGTCGATTTCAACAATAACCTTACCGACCAGTTTGGCGAGAACTTCAAACAGTTGAACGATGCCGTCTATAAACTGGTGGAGTGGCAGGACAACTACAAAACGCAACTTGAGCAGATGAACCAGCAGTACGCCCAGGGCGTTCAGGCGATTACAGCAACGGAGTCGTCTGTTGCCCATATCAGCGACAAGACGCAGCTGATCCCACAGACCATGGAAAACCTCCATGAAGTAATGACCATCAACCAAAAGCAGCTGGATGAACTGGAACAGCATCTGGAAGCGTTCCAGTCTATGCGTGACCGTGCTGTTGAGGCCGTGCCGGAAATACGCCGTCAGGTGGAAGAAACGGTATCGGATATTTCCGCCGCAGTCACCACCGCCAACACCCACTATAAAGAGCTGCTGACCGAGTCTGACCGCTATATTCAAAACCATATCCAGACCTCGGAAGACCTGCTGGGCAAGTTCTCCAGTGAAACGGAGAAAGGTATTGAAACCGTCGGGCAAACCATTGATACCGCCGCCACAGAGTTCACCCACAACGCCGCACGCACCAACGAGAGCCTGCAAACTAGCTCGGACTATCTGCAAACCCAGACAGAAACCATCAAACAGCACCTTGAAGATGCCGTCAGCGACCTGAACAACACCGTCCGGGATATGGTTGAAAAACTGGTGGTGGATGCCCAATCCATGAACACAACCATGACGGAAGCCAATCAGAACCTGGCGGCGGATACCGTTGATGTGCGTAACGCCATGATGAACTCCACCGAGCAGCTGCAAAAACAGCTGGGAGAGATGATGGAGCAGGCGGCCACCCAGCAGGTGAATCAGTCCCGCAAGACCTTCGAAGCCATGGAGGAGCAGATTCGTCAGCAGGTCGGCATGACCGGTGAAGCCGTTGATAGTCAGCTGAAGATGATTGACCAGTCCATGCAGCAGGAAGTAAACCGGGTTATGACCGAGATGGGGCAGGCGCTGGCCCAGGTCACTGGCCGATTCACTGACGATTACACCAGGCTGACCAAAGCCATGCAGAAAGTGGTGAGGCAGCAGGCGGCATAA